The Methanoregula boonei 6A8 genome has a window encoding:
- a CDS encoding DUF1922 domain-containing protein: MYLILRCPGCRAFSYVDRFQKWKLCPACGHAFEVAKVPAYLEVGDYHDAEHIIRQMEKHLHTHKKKDFTPEEAAELRHHYAEWFRKKCN, translated from the coding sequence ATGTACCTCATCCTCCGGTGTCCGGGATGCAGGGCGTTCTCCTATGTGGACCGGTTCCAGAAGTGGAAACTCTGCCCGGCCTGCGGGCATGCGTTCGAGGTTGCCAAGGTGCCCGCGTACCTTGAGGTCGGGGATTACCATGATGCCGAACACATCATCCGGCAGATGGAAAAACACCTCCATACCCATAAAAAGAAGGATTTTACCCCGGAAGAGGCCGCGGAGCTGCGCCATCATTATGCAGAATGGTTCCGGAAAAAGTGTAATTAG
- a CDS encoding BaiN/RdsA family NAD(P)/FAD-dependent oxidoreductase, producing MEKYDTVIAGAGPAGIFCAIHAAAPQTRVLLLEKNATPGAKLNISGTGQCNLTHEGDIRSFFSRYGSHGQFLKPSLLSFTNKALIGFFEERGLSFETTPGGKIFPRSRNAADITALLIRECELREVILKCGEPVRQVEIANPGFRVQISAGWVYARHLVLATGGASYPKTGSTGDGYRIAASLGHTITDVGPALSPVIAEPFPFSSLAGITFPALPFSLWRNGRRIMEGNGDLLFTHTGLSGPGILDCSRDIRAGDEIRIAFSGSVRRDALEREILAAIARSPSKAIKSLVAGLGIPERLARLLPECAGVPADSTGAHLTAAARNRLISMLTEYPVRVSSVGNLSVAMVTRGGVALDEVNPKTMESRLVPGLFFAGEVLDIDGDTGGFNLQAAFSTGHCAARGILSGANKERQHP from the coding sequence TTGGAAAAGTACGATACGGTAATTGCCGGTGCCGGTCCGGCCGGCATTTTCTGTGCGATCCATGCTGCGGCCCCGCAAACCCGCGTACTCTTACTCGAGAAAAACGCCACGCCAGGAGCGAAACTTAACATCTCCGGTACCGGCCAGTGCAATCTCACTCACGAGGGAGATATCCGATCGTTCTTTTCCCGGTACGGTTCGCACGGCCAGTTCCTCAAACCGTCCCTGTTATCCTTCACCAACAAGGCCCTAATCGGATTTTTTGAGGAACGCGGCCTTTCTTTTGAGACAACGCCGGGGGGGAAGATCTTTCCCAGAAGTCGTAACGCCGCCGATATTACCGCGCTCCTTATCCGGGAATGCGAGCTCAGGGAAGTTATCCTCAAATGTGGGGAACCCGTCCGGCAGGTTGAGATTGCAAATCCCGGTTTCAGGGTTCAAATATCGGCCGGGTGGGTATACGCCCGGCACCTTGTCCTTGCCACGGGAGGGGCCTCGTACCCAAAGACAGGCTCCACCGGTGACGGGTACCGGATCGCGGCGTCTCTTGGCCATACGATTACTGATGTTGGCCCTGCACTTTCCCCGGTTATTGCAGAACCGTTCCCGTTTTCCTCACTTGCCGGGATAACCTTTCCTGCGCTCCCGTTCTCACTCTGGCGCAACGGCCGCAGGATTATGGAAGGAAACGGTGACCTGCTCTTTACGCACACCGGCCTCTCCGGTCCTGGCATTCTTGACTGCTCCCGGGACATACGGGCCGGTGACGAGATCCGGATAGCGTTTTCCGGGTCTGTCAGGCGCGATGCGCTGGAACGCGAGATCCTTGCTGCCATTGCCCGTTCACCTTCAAAAGCGATCAAGTCCCTTGTTGCCGGGCTTGGAATTCCCGAACGGCTGGCCCGTCTTCTCCCGGAATGTGCGGGTGTTCCGGCCGACAGTACCGGGGCCCACCTGACCGCTGCCGCCCGCAACCGGTTGATCAGCATGCTCACGGAATACCCGGTCCGGGTTTCATCAGTAGGCAATCTTTCTGTTGCCATGGTAACCCGGGGCGGTGTTGCACTTGATGAGGTGAATCCCAAAACCATGGAATCGAGACTGGTACCCGGCCTTTTTTTTGCCGGGGAGGTGCTCGATATCGATGGGGATACCGGCGGGTTTAACCTCCAGGCCGCGTTTTCTACAGGACACTGCGCAGCCCGGGGTATCCTGTCGGGAGCAAACAAGGAAAGACAACACCCCTGA